In Lolium rigidum isolate FL_2022 chromosome 3, APGP_CSIRO_Lrig_0.1, whole genome shotgun sequence, the genomic window CGGCCATGGCGCCCGTCCCGTCCTTGAGCAGCGCCGTCAGCTTCGGGTCCGTCCTCACCGGCGTCTTCGGTCTCAATCTCACGCCGTCCACTGCAGCAAATAACAGAATGTCCCAGGGAATTCGTATCAGATTGATTGCTGCTTTCTCGTGATCATCGAAAGCTGCATTTGGTTTCAGTTATGGCTCGGTTTTGACAGGAAGGTGTTCGTGTCAGGCTCTGAAATTCGGAGAAACGATGGTGGCGATTCGTCGTTATCGCTGCATTGAAACTGAAAACATTCCTAAAGAATGCAACATGTTGTATTAGTTGGGCATCGGaggattctatattcatcggaggaACACGGCGGTGAACCATCGTCTCTGATCCCAGGGTTTATCTTTCACATGGCTGAATGGCCTGACAGTCAAAATGGGAACAGGAATTCCAGGTCCACGTAGCTTAAAAGTCCTATACTCTAACTGTCAAAAGAGGTCGCCTTTCCCTTTTGGGCTTGAAAAGGGGGTGAAAAGTTCATTCAGAAGTTAGACCTGAACAGTCACATAACTAATCAGTGATGAATAGTACACTAACGTCTAGATGGTGAAAGTTTTTCTTTTCCTCGCCGGTTATCTCTCGTGTGTTCATTTCTGGATCAGCATCTAGAGAAACCTCAAATTCTAGCACATGTGTGTGTTGGAAATAAGCATGGTGGCGTTATTTCTAGCACGCAACATACTGACAACGACAACAACTGACGTGTCTAGAGTTGTGCTCTAGAAGTTCTCTGACTGTCAGATAGTCTACCGCCGCCACTACGAATTGTGGTTGGTCAACCAGAGCCGAATCAACACTAAAACGAAATTACGGGAACTTCCAACTGAATAACGGGAACTTGCTTACCAAGCACGGCGTTCCTATCCTCCTCTCCGCCGTCGTTCTCGCTGAAGTCACGGCCGTGCACGCTGGCGCACCGGAACTCCATCTTGTTCTCCGTGAGCGTGCCGGTCTTGTCGGAGAAGACGAACTTGATCTGCCCGAGGTCCTCGTTGATGTTGAGCGCCCGGCATTGGAACCTGGCCTTGTTCTTGTCGTCGAACATGTGGTCGTCCTGCACCATGAAGTAGGCCTGCCCCGCCCTCACGATCTCCATGGATATGAAGAGCGCGATGGGGATCATGACCTGGAACTGTATCACGCCCGACATGAACGTAAACAGCACCTGCGCGCCCGTCCCGAACCAGTTGTACTTGCCAACCTCGAGCGAGGAGTAGTCGTATTTGCGGAAGAAGGGGATCACGCCGAGCTTGTCGTTATGGTCGCCGAGCCAGATGCCGGCGAGGAGAGCCACGGTGGAGCAGAGGAGCACCAAGGTGACGGCGAGCGCGATGGTCTCGCGGTTCATTTGCGTGTCGAGCCGGCTGCGCTTGGACGGGGCGCCTGAGTTGTTGAGCATGACCTTGGTGTCACTGCCGGTGTACACCGCCACGCCGATCGCCCAGGCCGTGTTCTTGAGCTCGCATCCCCGCAGCATGATGCTGGAGGTGCCGAGGGAGACGGCGCGGCGGCCGTCCAGGTCGACGGTGGCGAGGAAACCGTAGATGTTTCGGTTGGGTTTCTCGCACTTGATGACCCCCGCGAGCGCCTCCGGCGGCGTTAGCATGGTTTCCTGCTTCGCGTAACGCGTCTTAAGGTTGGACTCGCCGTCGAGGTTGATGGTCTGGACGTAGGCCACGCCGGTGGGATCGCTGGTGGAGAGCAGGACCATGTCGCACGGCATCGTCTCGTTCGCCACGACGCGCACCACGTCCCCTACCTGCATCTCCTTCCACCGCTTCGGCCGGAACACGCCGTCCACCAGCACAGACGCGGTGCGGTTGTTCTCGTTCTTGTCCGACCGGTGTCGCCGCCAGTCCTCGTACCCGTCCTTCACGGCCGTGACGCCGAGCACGAACGCCAGCGGCAGGATGCCCGCGACGGGCGAGAAGACGAGGAGCTGCGGCACGAAGTTGAGCGCCGCCAGGATGAGGAAGTAGACGTTGGCGACCCGGTGGAACTGCTCGTAGAGGTTTCGCGGGAGGAAGGTGGCGATGGAGTACTTGGCCGTGTGCACGGAGTTGTCCGGGAGCACGGCGGGCGGCGCGTTGGTGCGCGGCGCGTCGTTGATGTAGACGAACCGCGCGTCCTCGTCGCGGAGGTCCCGCTGGGAGCCGAGACGCTCGGACGCCGATCGCCGCGTGGACGACCGCGAGACGCCGGGGGTACCCGACCGGGCGGTGCGGAAGCTCTCGATGGACGGCGAGGCTGATTCGGGCTTGGAGCGCGAACGGAAGTCCGCCGCGAAGTGCACGGAGGACGATCGTAGCGACCGCGACTGTATCGACATCGACGGCGAGTGCTTAATTATGGGCGACGGCAACGGGTCCGGCAGCCTGCCGACGGGCAGGTCCATGTCTGCCTCCGCCGCCTCATGCGAAGATTGCGCCGGAGGGTGCAGCGGTGGCCTTTCTGGTCGCATGATTTCTGTATGACTGTCTGTACGTGCTTGTCGTACTAACTAAAGCAACAGAGATGCTTGGCGCGAACAAGAATGGATTTAGCGAGGTGAGGAACAAGAAGGGATCACTGGAATTAGCAGGATTTGGCCAAGGTTTTGGAGGGATCGCCTTGGTCGTTTGCGCGAGACGGGCGGGGACTACGAAGGAGATGCAAGTCTGCAGCTGTGCTGCTAATTTTCGGGGGAAGAAGACGAGAAGCTTTGCTGCGATTGCGAACAGAGCTGAATGTTTTTACGGACTAGAACTGGAACTCTAGAAGCGATGAAGAACGGGACACGCTGACACGCAGACACGGGGCAAGAATAGTCAGTGGACGGCGGCGCTCAAATTGGACCAGAAGGCGTCAGCGTTTGATTTTGCGCCGGCGCTCATGCGCATGGACCCGGTTCACGGGGTTTAATGGCTTAATGCGGCGGCAGTGGAGGCCGGAGTTTGCCAGGGTGAAAGAGGTCTCTTCaattcaaaaacaaaacaaaaaaatgtacatatgtttttcttcttcattgattCAGAATGATACATACTAGTTGCGGAAATATCGGTTCGTACTATATAATAAAGGAATTGTTAACTCTCTCATCTCAGAATTAATTTAATGCTCACTCATGTTCACAGCCCAAAAGATTTGCTTCAAGATTTGTGTTTCACGAGTTGCAATTGGAGTTCTAACTAAGATTTTCAATTGCAAATGAAGTTATACCTCGGAACTTTTCTGTTGAAAATGAATTGCAATTCGGATTTTTCTATTGCAAGTCGAGTGGCAATTAAGATTTTTAAATCGCAACTGAGCTCTAACGGAAAATAGTTCCCACAATAAAAAGGGATAACATCACCTGACTGAGAattaagctagttttagttcgatTCAGAATCAGCCACACTCGTATAATATTCCGCAACAATGAGATACTAAAAAGCTCAAACACCTAGGATTTGATACGTGGTGAGCTACATGTATGATCAGTCTCTTAACCATCCATCAATAGTTTTATTTTCAAAATGACAATGTGCTATTAATTACTCAAGTTGTACCATATTTTTGTGCAGCACTTGTTGCACCAAAAATTGAAATTTCCATGTAATACCAGGATGACCATCAATGATTTTCTGTACTTACATATATTTAATTTTGGAGTAAGTGAAGAGATGAGAGAACCTATTGACCAGAGTTTAGCCCATGCGAACATAAATTTAGGTTCTTATTATTAACAACGATGTAGTGGATGTCTGATGGGCCATTTTCTTCCCATGTAAAGAAGTTGTTATGCAATAATATGCACAATATCCATGTTAGGTGGACATTCAAATTTTACAAATTAACAGGTAACTTTATGGAAATTTTTATGAACAGAGTCCCATTCTACGTTACAGTATGCCATTTTTATTGTTCTAGCAATACAGGCGGTACCAGTTTTTGTTTTCATGTGTCAGTTAAATTAATATGTGCCTTGCTTGAAGCAAATGAAACTTGTGTCCAGACATGTTGGATATGCATTATGCAAATAAAGGTTTAGGATGTCTTTTAGTTCAGAATGTGAAGGAAATTTTCACCAAAGAGCATCTAAATCCTATGGCACACATTGAGGTAAAATCTGGAAATTTAACTAATCCAAGGTTTCAATTGCATGTTCAGCTGGAGCTAGCAGTGGAGGACTAATTCTTCCACATGAGGTTTCCCAACAAATCCAAGTTGATAGCTTTCAAAGAATTTATGGGCACAACTATAGTGATAAAAGTTATTAATTGGCCGGACCCTAAAAGGTCACGCAATTGAAAGGCTTCACACTGTatgggtgttatcaccagattttggctaaatcaggaggtgggccgcgatcaagatgggcttggaggattacacgtggaggatctctgaagcggccctgctcggtgaagttgggccagattgcccatgtatctttaattatagtagattgtatctagattaaaagttagagtttatctcgtgcacggtttagtgcacgcccacattagaaagtccgctggactataaatatgtatctagggtttatggaataaacaaccaacgttcaaccacaaacaaatctcggcgcatcgccaaccccttcgtctcgagggtttctaccggtaagcatcatgctgcctagatcgcatcttgcgatctaggcagcacaagcctgcccacgttgttcatgcgttgcccgtatcgaagcctttttgatggcgagcaacgtagttatcttagacatgttagggttagcattgttcttcatattacatgctttcgtagtgcaacccttgcatgtctagccgcccttacacctatcttaggtgtaggggcggcaccccgcttgatcatagtttagtagatctgatccgttacgattgctccttgttctacaaggattagtttaatatccgcaatagttaggccttacaaaggggggaggatccagcggcgcgtagggtgtcgttcgttggccctaagcgaggatgttccgaggatcaacctcgtgttggtttttaggccttgtttaggatcggcttacgatcaccgtgcgtggccgcgaggcccaacctggagtaggacgatccgattatgcggtgaaaaccctagatcgtcgtagatctcattagctttaccttgatcaagcaggaccaccatatattcggacacctcgtctgaatcatgggtggatcggctctttgagccgattcacgggataacccgagagccgatcgaggctcgtatttaacgtttatgtgtgtgccccgcaggaaactaagcgaggcatcatccacaccttcccgaccgggtataggtcggtggcacgcccttgtgataaacatcggcgcgtgcgaccaggaggctttgcgggccgtcgctccgagggactggggccagccgcagccctagttgttcccggctctaccgtgttgcccgtctctgcccgccagggggtttctgacgtcaacacattctggcacgcccggtgggacagccttcgtcatccacaacatcgccatctacatccgagatggcggaagacactccggtcacgtatgaggatctgcctgatgagctcaagaaaaaacatgacgaaatcaaggcagtcctcgaagccgaactcatcggctctttccacggaacccgttcccagggtcaaccgggacacttgttcagcatcaacatggtagaacttgggtaccgccctggtaagggtagtgatgagggcagctgctctcatagcaagaatgaagaaggagccgacccacgcaacCGACTCCGACACTACCAAcaagtcctggtgatgatcaagatggaggccgattctagcgatcggaccgtgttatccgcgccacccgctctcccagtatttggcgtcgacctcacaggggacggaaagctggggtatgggttcacctcggctgatgagctggaggaaatcgacatcggccatggagacaagccgcgaccaacttttatcggcaagaagttggatccacagctcGGGAGCCGGATGATTGCTCgctgaaagaatacccggattgcttcgcatgggactatacGAGAGATGCCTGGATTAGACgaagcatcatcgaacatcggctccctcttaagaaaggattccgGCCGTTCCgaagcaacgagcacgtcagatgagagccgaaattctggaggaggtcaagaaagaaatcgagaagatgttggccgccgggttcatcaggccatgcaggtatgctgagtggatctccagtatcgtgcctgtagagaagaaggatggccgatggcgggtGGCCATTGATTtcagagatctcaacagagccacccccaaggacgaatatccgatgcctgtggcagagacattgatcaatgcagctgctggccacaaggtgttgagcttcatggatggcaacgccggctacaatcagatcttcatggctccagaagacatacacaagaccgcattcagagtaccaggggcggtaggtttgtttgaatatgtagtaatgacctttgggttgaagaatgctggtgcaacgtaccaacgagctatgaactacatttttcacgatttgatcggtaagttggtggaaatctatatcgacgacgtcgtagtcaaatctgtttccatggaaggacacttggatgatttacggcgcgtcctagaccgaactcggaagttcggactgagaatgaacccgaagaagtgtgccttcggtgtgacggctggtcagttcctaggtttcctgGTTCACGAACGGGGGATCgaaatcggcctgaagagtcaagaggcggtgcgtaccatgcagccgcccaccacgaagaaggagctccaacgtctcattggcaagatcaattttgtccgacggttcatctccaatctgtcgggacggatcgagccatttatggcgctggtgaagaccaagtctgacgacgaatttcactggggcGTAACAGCGACAGGCGTTcgatgaaattaaaaggtatctgacgacgccgcctgtgctagttccgccccggcaagacaagccgttctacatctacctatcagtggctgacacgtccatcgcctcggtggtggtgcaactccacgagggcgtcgaaagggtcgtcttctacctcagcagaaggatgttggacgcagagacaaggtatcctgaggtcgagaaattgtgcctctgctcgttctttacctgcaccaagctgcatcacatccttttgacggcagagatcttcgtcatatgcaagtcggatgtcgtcaaacacatgttgtcggccctcGTGTCtgaaaggccgactgggtaagtggatgtttgcgttgtcagaattcgatctccggtaccagcctgcgaaagcagtcaaagggcaagcattggccgatctcatagctgagcgaatcagtaccaatatagcagcactatccatacgtgcatgggctatgttcttcgatggatcgccttgcgacgagggttgtggcatcggtattctgctcgtgtcgcctcggggggcagagtactcaTTCTCCATCGGATTATCCGCCCGTGCACTAACAATGTGGCGAGTATGAGGcgagtacgtaaggggatggaattgCTATTAGAAGCCGGAGCGGAAgcggtagagctttttggagactccaagttggtgattaaccagctcacggataaatacaagtgcgaaagtgaattgcttttcccatactggatggaatgccgtgagttgatgacacgagttcggtacatcaactttaattgggtcccaagagcccaaaacaccgaggccaacaatctcgcacggatggcgtcaggctatatagATACCCACGAAGGGTCGGAGGTCCGGTGCAATTCCTGgagcaggatgattggagagccgaaatcctcaattacttaaaggattcggctcggggggcacccaaacggataagatacaaagccatgaagtatgtcctcataggagacgatatgttctacaggacgttggaagggttactactcaagtgcctgggaccaactgagtctaatcggctcttgcatgaggtgcatgaaggcgcctgtggaactcatcagtcggctcacaaaatgaagtggctaatcaggcgctcagggttttattggcccaccatgcttgaagactgcttcaattattacaaggggtgccaagcatgccagatgttcgggaaaattcagatggtaccaagcatcggcgatgaaccctatcatcaagccttggccgttccgagggtggggcatggacatgatcggcaaaatccatccggcgtcgagtaaaaaacatgaatggattttggccatcacgattacttcaccaagtgggtggaagccgtccctatgaagaaggtaaaatcagaagatgtgatcaagtttgtgaaagaacacgtgattcataggttcgggattccccaaactatcacgaccgatgggggttcggtctttgtttctaaagaattcaggaaattctgcgatgacatggggattaaactgatccgatcatctccgtactatgctcaggctaatgggcaagctgaagcgtccaatcaaagcttaatcaagctgatcaagagaaagattgacgagaaccctagggattggcacgagaagttatcagaagcattatgggcctaccgcatgtcgtgccatggagctataaagacttcgccgtaccagcttgtctatggacgggaagccgtattaccttgggaaattacgtgctggatcaagacgtgtcacgtttcggaatgatccgacagcggaagaatatgcagctttgatgagtgacactattgaggacgcgacagaacttaggctttggtcattggagaagattaaggagaacaaagccagggtagctcgtgcctacaataagaaggttagaccaaaggagtttcaagttggtgatctggtatgggaagctgtgttgccattaggaaccagagacaaggcatatggcaagtggtctcctaattggcacggtccgtacaaagtcatccaggccttgaaaggtaatgcatatatgttggaagagttggacggacgAAGTTCccgagtagccgtcaatggtcaacacctcaagaagtatttcccaagcatgtgggatgatgggcagtaaggtatgggggccgattttgaatcggccgataaaaaaaaaTCGAGTACAGCCGGTGCAGcagtcatcgacttaaggatataaaagccgatgcagggccatcgactcaagaggtatacatGGACGTGCAAATCAGGTTAAGGAAGGAGCTAAACTGACCTGCaattgaagaggctcggggggcagctcgcgctAAAATATCTTTGTttcggggagccgatttcgttggaatcggctagttcCATATTAATCATTTGGAGGCCAAGGGTAGCATTTTTGGCTGGTTCATCACTATTCTCGTCCGAAGCGAGTCAATTCAAGCTGGTTCAGCAACAGTTCCAGGGCCCTTGTAAAGACACCTGCTCACGACTGAACCCGCGGCTTACTGCGAATGACGGTGTTATTATCATCGGGTATACCGGCTAATCTGGGGAGGTGATCGAATTGACCTGTTTCGcagatttatcgtgagagaccgatgcgttgccatcggtcattggacgttgattgggctaacggtcgacaa contains:
- the LOC124695550 gene encoding phospholipid-transporting ATPase 1-like, which encodes MRPERPPLHPPAQSSHEAAEADMDLPVGRLPDPLPSPIIKHSPSMSIQSRSLRSSSVHFAADFRSRSKPESASPSIESFRTARSGTPGVSRSSTRRSASERLGSQRDLRDEDARFVYINDAPRTNAPPAVLPDNSVHTAKYSIATFLPRNLYEQFHRVANVYFLILAALNFVPQLLVFSPVAGILPLAFVLGVTAVKDGYEDWRRHRSDKNENNRTASVLVDGVFRPKRWKEMQVGDVVRVVANETMPCDMVLLSTSDPTGVAYVQTINLDGESNLKTRYAKQETMLTPPEALAGVIKCEKPNRNIYGFLATVDLDGRRAVSLGTSSIMLRGCELKNTAWAIGVAVYTGSDTKVMLNNSGAPSKRSRLDTQMNRETIALAVTLVLLCSTVALLAGIWLGDHNDKLGVIPFFRKYDYSSLEVGKYNWFGTGAQVLFTFMSGVIQFQVMIPIALFISMEIVRAGQAYFMVQDDHMFDDKNKARFQCRALNINEDLGQIKFVFSDKTGTLTENKMEFRCASVHGRDFSENDGGEEDRNAVLVDGVRLRPKTPVRTDPKLTALLKDGTGAMAGRARDLFLALATCNTIVPIVEDDPADPAAKVLEYQGESPDEQALVYAAAAYGHTLVERTSGHIIVDVFGTRQRYGQQTIVPMIYY